One window of the Vicia villosa cultivar HV-30 ecotype Madison, WI unplaced genomic scaffold, Vvil1.0 ctg.003476F_1_1, whole genome shotgun sequence genome contains the following:
- the LOC131641046 gene encoding uncharacterized protein LOC131641046 gives MSQIAQQLASPQQQGALPSTIVTNPKDHNNVSAIVTRSGKAKEVVEENAEEEEPLLEVDVEIKENEAQVEDLGVLEPTTKGKTSEQKPEIKLPFPTRNKKKGQHEKNFQKFLEMFKKLELNIPFLEGMKILVKKKDRGSVTIPCTIGDRSFKKALIDLGASVSLMPLSIYKRLGIGKVQDTRMTLQFADHFVKRPYGIVEDVLVKIDKFVFPVDFVILEMPEDEEIPIILGRPFLETGRCLIDIEEGTMTLKVYDEELKIDVRNTMKYKDDVATSQHIEVIDQIVHNENALKSQQLPLERVLSLSILNETEEVDEEEIKVLNMMEAKPFFKSSRQNRWEDLRQPLVEEKKDEPKKGAELKQLPENLKYVFLDTEKKMSGYHKFTP, from the exons aattGGCAAGTCCTCAACAACAGGGTGCTCTACCTAGTACCATAGTTACGAATCCCAAAGATCACAATAATGTGAGTGCTatagtaacaagaagtggaaaaGCGAAGGAAGTTGTGGAGGAGAACGCTGAAGAAGAAGAACCATTGCTTGAAGTAGATGTAGAAATAAAAGAGAATGAAGCACAAGTGGAAGACTTGGGTGTGTTGGAACCAACAACTAAAGGGAAGACTAGTGAACAAAAACCGGAAATCAAATTACCCTTTCcaacaagaaataagaagaaaggaCAGCACgagaaaaactttcaaaaattcttGGAAATGTTTAAGAAACTTGAGTTGAACATACCATTCCTGGAG ggtatgaagattctGGTGAAGAAGAAAGACCGAGGCTCTGTAACTATTCCTTGTACTATTGGGGATAGATCATTTAAAAAGGCTCTTATTGACTTAGGAGCAAGTGTTAGCCTTATGCCGCTGTCCATCTACAAAAGATTGGGAATTGGTAAAGTtcaagatacaagaatgacactccaaTTTGCTGATCATTTCGTAAAAAGACCGTACGGGATAGTAGAAGATGTGCTTGTAAAAATAGACAAGTTTGTGTTTCCAGTGGATTTCGTAATTTTAGAGATgccagaagatgaagaaattcCGATCATTTTGGGGAGACCATTCTTAGAGACCGGGAGATGTTTGATAGACATAGAAGAGGGCACTATGACCTTGAAGGTgtatgatgaagagttaaaaattgATGTGAGGAAcaccatgaaatacaaggatgatgTTGCTACTAGTCAACATATTGAGGTGATTGATCAAATTGTTCACAATGAGAATGCTTTGAAGTCACAACAATTACCTTTAGAAAGAGTGTTGAGTTTGTCAATTCTCAACGAAACTGAAGAGGTTGACGAAGAAGAGATAAAAGTGTTGAATATGATGGAGGCGaaacctttctttaaaagttCTCGACAAAATCGGTGGGAGGATTTAAGGCAACCATTAGTAGAGGAAAAGaaagatgaaccaaagaagggggctgaattGAAACAACTACCGGAGAATCTCAAATATGTCTTCCTAGACACAGAAAAAAAAATGTCCGGCTATCATAAGTTCACACCTTGA